One region of Hemitrygon akajei unplaced genomic scaffold, sHemAka1.3 Scf000045, whole genome shotgun sequence genomic DNA includes:
- the LOC140720595 gene encoding uncharacterized protein: protein CGEAFTRSSDLMAHQRVHTEERPFTCSDCGKGFTRSSYLLVHQRVHTGERPFTCSDCGKGFTLSSHLLRHQSVHSGERPFTCSDCGKGFTRSSELKVHQQVHTGEKPFTCSECGKGFTQSSNLQSHQRVHTGERPFTCSECGKGFSNSSHLQRHLRVHTGEKPFTCSNCGKGFTQLSDLQNHQRVHTGERPFTCSNCGKGFTQLSPLHSHQRIHTGEKPFTYSECGKGFSDSSALRSHQRVHTGDRPFTCSDCGKGFTQLSTLRNHQRVHTG, encoded by the coding sequence tgtggggaagcattcactcggtcatctgatctaatggctcaccagcgagttcacaccgaggagcggccgttcacctgctcggactgtgggaagggatttactcggtcatcttacctactggtacaccagcgagttcacactggagagaggccgttcacctgctcagactgtgggaagggattcactctgtcatctcacctactgagacaccagtcagttcacagtggggagaggccattcacctgctcagactgtgggaagggatttactcggtcatctgaactgaaggtacatcagcaagttcacactggggagaagccgttcacctgctcagaatgtgggaagggattcactcagtcatccaacctacagagtcaccagcgagttcacactggggagaggccatttacctgctcagaatgtggcaaGGGATTCAGTAATTCATCCCACCTGCAGAgacatctgcgagttcacactggggagaagccattcacctgctcgaactgtgggaagggattcactcaattatCTGATCTACAaaatcaccagcgagttcacactggggagaggccgttcacctgctcgaactgtgggaagggattcactcagttatcccccCTACACAGTCAccaacgaattcacactggggagaagccattcacctactcagaatgtgggaagggattcagtgatTCATCCGCCCTACgcagtcaccagcgagttcacactggggataggccattcacctgctctgactgtgggaagggattcacacagttatccACCCTACggaatcaccagcgagttcacactgggtag